Sequence from the Fulvivirga ligni genome:
AAGAAGGGTGTCATTATGGCTTGTTTTTAGGTGATCGATTGGTATCTGTTGTTTCTCTTTTTATTGAGGGCGATGAAGGTCAGTTTAGGAAATTTGCCACCGACTTAGATGAGCAAGGCAAGGGTTATGGCTCTAAACTTTTACACTTCCTTTTCAATAAGGCTGAAGAGGAAAATGTAAAACGCATTTGGTGCAACGCCCGAAAGGACAAGGCAGGGTTTTATGAGAAATTTGGTATGCAAACCACTGATAACGAGTTCACCAAAGGTGGAATAGACTATGTGATCATGGAAAAAATAATGAATTAAATAGCTTCATTCTCTTCTTTTTGGGTTCGCCAAAATTTACTTAAAATCTT
This genomic interval carries:
- a CDS encoding GNAT family N-acetyltransferase, producing the protein MWPDKPLDYVKLDNDEEGCHYGLFLGDRLVSVVSLFIEGDEGQFRKFATDLDEQGKGYGSKLLHFLFNKAEEENVKRIWCNARKDKAGFYEKFGMQTTDNEFTKGGIDYVIMEKIMN